In Zingiber officinale cultivar Zhangliang chromosome 6A, Zo_v1.1, whole genome shotgun sequence, a single genomic region encodes these proteins:
- the LOC121996335 gene encoding early nodulin-like protein 1, producing MFRAAPGVILASALLLLLQVPNGCLCYQYKVGDLNCWGLPPSSNRLLYHYWSRNHSFRVGDSLLFLYPPSQDSVVQVTARAFNTCVVATPLLRLNDGNSLFNLTSPGYYFFTSGVAGHCAKNQKLAVAVPSADGTFPPPPADEGVVADAPPPGAYQSFPIVFGPTPTPGSSVSAALSPMSAGSGVVAAAASAFFLLGVAFV from the exons ATGTTCCGGGCGGCACCTGGAGTTATCTTGGCGTCAGCCCTGCTGCTTCTGCTTCAAGTCCCCAATGGATGCCTGTGCTACCAGTACAAGGTTGGAGATCTCAATTGCTGGGGTCTCCCTCCTTCCTCCAACCGCCTCCTCTATCACTATTGGTCACGCAACCACAGCTTCCGCGTCGGTGACTCCCTCC TGTTCTTGTACCCGCCGAGCCAGGACTCGGTCGTCCAGGTCACGGCGCGGGCTTTCAACACCTGCGTCGTGGCGACGCCACTGCTGAGGCTTAACGATGGCAACTCCCTCTTCAACCTCACCTCCCCCGGCTACTACTTCTTCACTAGCGGCGTGGCAGGCCACTGCGCCAAAAACCAGAAGCTGGCCGTCGCCGTACCCTCCGCAGACGGCACCTTCCCCCCGCCCCCGGCAGACGAGGGCGTCGTCGCCGATGCGCCCCCTCCCGGAGCGTACCAGTCCTTTCCCATAGTCTTCGGCCCCACCCCGACTCCGGGATCCAGCGTGAGCGCCGCCCTGTCGCCCATGTCCGCGGGATCAGGTGTTGTCGCTGCCGCCGCCTCGGCCTTCTTCCTCCTGGGGGTGGCCTTCGTGTGA